Part of the Undibacter mobilis genome is shown below.
CTCTTATTTCAACCCGGCGCGCATGTTGAAGGCGCTGCCGGTCAATCTCGACAATCTGGTCGTGTCGGGCACCAAGGTCACGATGGAAAAGCCGCGGCTGTCCGGTTTCACCAAGGATCAGCGCGCCTATGAATTCGTTGCCGAGGCGGCGGCGCAGGATCTGACCAAGCCGGACTTCGTCGAGCTGCGCAACATCGACGCCAAGGTGCAGATGGAAGACAACACGACGATGAAGATGACGGCGGCCACCGGCCTTTACGACACCAAGAAGGAAACGCTCAAACTTGAGCAGCAGATCTTCTTGTCGTCGGACTCAGGCTACAAAGGCCGTCTGACCGAAGCTCTCGTCGATGTGCGCACCGGCAATGTCGTGTCGGAGAAGCCGGTCGAGCTGGAAATGTTGCAGGGCATCCTCAACGCCAAGCGACTGGAAATCACCAATTCGGGTGACATCATCCGCTTCGAGAACGGCGTCAACCTGACCGTGATGCTCAACGGCCAGCCTTTGCCCAAAGAAAAGATCCCCGCGCGATGATGTTGCTTCGCAGTTTCAGTATCGCTGTTGTCATGCTGCCTGTTCTGGCCTTTGCGGCCGG
Proteins encoded:
- the lptC gene encoding LPS export ABC transporter periplasmic protein LptC, with product MNRVIAAKVDNETARAHWVMSRAQSDRAFRAARGHSRLVRLLRVTIPVAIVVMLVGAFLVSYFNPARMLKALPVNLDNLVVSGTKVTMEKPRLSGFTKDQRAYEFVAEAAAQDLTKPDFVELRNIDAKVQMEDNTTMKMTAATGLYDTKKETLKLEQQIFLSSDSGYKGRLTEALVDVRTGNVVSEKPVELEMLQGILNAKRLEITNSGDIIRFENGVNLTVMLNGQPLPKEKIPAR